The DNA window GGGCGGTGCACGAGAAAATCGCGGCGGGCGCGCTGGCATTCGGTCCCCGATCTCGTTATTATCATGGCGGCGTCGCATCGAACGCGCACTCGGCATGCGAGTGTCTCCCGCGCGTGGACGCCCACGGCCGTTCTTCTCGTTCTCTGCGCAACGCATCAATTCTGCCCATGAAGCTCATCGTTCCCATGGCGGGGCGGGGCACCCGCGTCCGCCCGCACTCGCACGTCACCCCCAAGCCGCTTCTCAAGGTGCGAGGGCGGAGCATCGTCGAGCGCATCGTCGACACCTTCTCCCGCGTCCTCCCGGCGCCCCCCGACGACGGCGTGTTCGTCCTGGGGCCCGACTTCGGCACCGAAATCCGCGACCAGCTCACCGCGCTCTGCGACGAGCGGGGCATCACGCCGCACTTCCCCGTCCAGGAGAAGGCCCTCGGCACGGCCCACGCCGTCGGCTGTGCGGGCGAGCACCTCCAGGGCGAGGGCGTCGTGGTGTTTGCGGACACGCTCTTTGGCCTATCGGGCAAGGTGACCCTCGGCGACGCTGACGTGGTGGCGTTCGTCCGCGAAGTGGACGACCCGCGCCGGTTCGGCGTTGCCGTGCGCGATGGGGAGGAGGTCACCGAGCTCATCGAGAAGCCCGACGACCCGGTCTCCAACGAGGCGCTCATCGGGATCTACTACCTCCGCGAGCTGGCCGACCTGAAGGCCGGCATCGACCACGTCATCGAGACCGACATGAAGGGCGCGGGCGGCGAATATCAGCTCACCGACGCGCTGGACCACCGCCTGCAGGAGGGCGACATGTTTACCACGGCGGGTGTGGACGCGTGGATGGACTGCGGCACGATCCCGGCCCTGCTGGAGACCACCGGGCGCGTCCTGGAGCGGGAGTCCGGCGACGCCCGCCAGGGCACTGTCGAGGATAGTGTCATCCACGACCCGGTCTACATCGGCCCGGGCGCGACCGTTGAGAACGCCGTCGTGGGCCCGCACGTCTCGATCGAAGAGGGCGCGACCGTCTCCGACGCGGTGCTGCGGGACAGCATTGTCTTTGCCGGCGGCACGGTCGAGAACGCGGTGCTCGCCGACTCCGTGATCGGGCGCCACGCCGCGGTCGACCTGCGGCCGGAAAGCCTCAACGTGGGCGACCACTCCCAGGTCAACGTGGAGCTGCGCAGTTAGGGAGCGCCGGGCCCCACCGAGCCTAAGGACGTTGCCGCCGTATCGACGGCGCAGGGGCCCGCTGCGTGTGGATTTTGGGTGGACTACGGCGTTTGGCGCCGCTGAGGGCGCGTGGGCCGCGTGGCGTTGGAGCAGCCGGGCCGGTCGATTGTTTATGATCCCACGCCAGGCGGCGATGGCCTGCCGGGCCGGCGGGGCAACGGCCGGCCCTTCCGTGAACGGACACGCGTGAGAGGCGAGTGTCGTTTTTCGCGCCCCGGTTCACGGCCCCCGAGCGTCCCCCTTCACCCTTGCGTGCTACGCGCCCCATGGAGACGTACCCGGACTCGCTGGATGAGAAGCTCGGCTTCGACGTCGTGCGCGACCGCCTGGCGGCCCGCGTGCAGAGCCCGCTGGGCGAGGAGCGGCTGGCGTCCATGCGGCCGGCCCGCACGATGGACTGGCTGCGGGGCGAGCTGGGGCGGGTGGAGGAGCTGCAGGGCGCCTTTCAGTACGGGGACTCGGTGCCGCTCAGCCCGATGTACGACCTGCGGGACGCCCTCCGCCGCGCCGCCCCGGAGGACGCCTACGTGGACCCGGAGGACCTGATGGCGACCCGGCGGACCCTCGTCACGCTCCGGCGCCTGAAGAAGCACTTCGAGGCGCGGCGCGAGGACTACCCGCGGCTGGCCGACGCCGTGGCGCGAGCCACCCCGCTCCCGGATCTCGAAGAGACGATCGCGTCGATCCTCGACGAGGACGCGTCCATCCGGGACGACGCGTCGCCGGAGCTGCGGCGCCTGCGCCAGCAGATTCGATCGAAGGAGGAGGAGCTCCGCACGACGCTCGACAAGGCGCTCCGCCACGCCGTGCGGGAGGGCCACGCCACCGGCGAGCAGGCCACCCTCCGTGGCGGGCGCATGGTGATCCCGGTCCGCGCCAGCGCGAAGGGGAAGGTGGAGGGCTTCGTGCACGACCGGTCCGCCAGCGGGCAGACCGTCTACATCGAGCCGGCGGCCTGCCTGGAGCTCAACAACGAGGTGCGCGAGCTCCAGAGCGCCGAGCAGGCCGAGATCGAGCGCATCCTGCGCCGGGTGACCGACCACGTGCGGGCCGAGAGCGACGCGATTGAGGAGAATCTGACAGTGCTGGCCCAGTTCGACCTGCTGCGCGCG is part of the Salinibacter ruber DSM 13855 genome and encodes:
- a CDS encoding sugar phosphate nucleotidyltransferase, whose product is MKLIVPMAGRGTRVRPHSHVTPKPLLKVRGRSIVERIVDTFSRVLPAPPDDGVFVLGPDFGTEIRDQLTALCDERGITPHFPVQEKALGTAHAVGCAGEHLQGEGVVVFADTLFGLSGKVTLGDADVVAFVREVDDPRRFGVAVRDGEEVTELIEKPDDPVSNEALIGIYYLRELADLKAGIDHVIETDMKGAGGEYQLTDALDHRLQEGDMFTTAGVDAWMDCGTIPALLETTGRVLERESGDARQGTVEDSVIHDPVYIGPGATVENAVVGPHVSIEEGATVSDAVLRDSIVFAGGTVENAVLADSVIGRHAAVDLRPESLNVGDHSQVNVELRS